From one Pseudactinotalea sp. HY158 genomic stretch:
- the gatB gene encoding Asp-tRNA(Asn)/Glu-tRNA(Gln) amidotransferase subunit GatB, with the protein MTALVDYADAIRRFDPVLGIEVHVELGTATKMFDDAPAHVDTAPNTALTPTSLGLPGSLPVVNRTAVEYAIRIGLALGCTIAPSCRFARKNYFYPDIPKNFQTSQSDEPIAYDGHLDVELDDGTVYRVEIERAHMEEDAGKNTHVGGAAGRIHGATHSLVDYNRAGIPLVEIVTKPLTGVGDRAPEIARAYVHALRDIFRALGVSEARMERGNVRADINVSLRAAPEAPLGTRTETKNVNSFRSIERAVRYEVSRQAAVLDAGEAVLQETRHFHEDDGSTSSGRPKSDADDYRYFPEPDLVPVVPDPAWVREIEANLPEMPAARRRRLQGEWGYTELEMRDVVNASAIDLIEATVAAGASPAAARKWWMGELARTAKDEGRALEELAITPAAVGELQQLVDSGRINDKLARQVLTGVLAGEGTPEEVLVARGLEIVSDDGPLLEVIDATLAAQPDIAEKIAAGNLGPIGAVIGAVMKATRGQADAGRVRELVLERVAGS; encoded by the coding sequence ATGACCGCGCTGGTGGACTACGCCGATGCGATCCGCCGGTTCGACCCGGTGCTCGGCATCGAGGTGCACGTCGAACTCGGAACCGCGACGAAGATGTTCGACGACGCCCCCGCGCACGTGGACACGGCGCCGAACACGGCCCTGACCCCCACGTCGCTCGGGCTCCCCGGCTCCCTGCCGGTGGTCAACCGGACCGCGGTGGAGTACGCGATCCGCATCGGCCTCGCGCTCGGCTGCACGATCGCGCCGAGCTGTCGGTTCGCACGGAAGAACTACTTCTACCCGGACATCCCGAAGAACTTCCAGACCTCCCAGTCCGACGAGCCGATCGCCTACGACGGCCACCTCGACGTCGAACTCGACGACGGCACGGTCTACCGCGTCGAGATCGAGCGGGCGCACATGGAGGAGGACGCGGGCAAGAACACCCACGTCGGCGGCGCCGCCGGCCGGATCCACGGGGCCACCCACTCGCTCGTCGACTACAACCGCGCCGGCATCCCGCTCGTGGAGATCGTGACGAAGCCCCTGACCGGGGTCGGGGACCGGGCCCCGGAGATCGCCCGCGCCTACGTGCACGCGCTCCGCGACATCTTCCGGGCGCTCGGGGTCTCCGAGGCGCGGATGGAGCGCGGGAACGTCCGGGCCGACATCAACGTGTCGCTGCGGGCCGCCCCCGAGGCCCCGCTGGGCACCCGCACGGAGACGAAGAACGTCAACTCCTTCCGGTCGATCGAGCGGGCCGTGCGCTATGAGGTCTCCCGGCAGGCCGCCGTGCTCGACGCCGGCGAGGCCGTGCTGCAGGAGACGCGTCACTTCCACGAGGACGACGGCTCCACCTCGTCGGGGCGGCCGAAGTCCGACGCGGACGACTACCGCTACTTCCCCGAGCCCGACCTCGTGCCGGTCGTGCCCGACCCGGCCTGGGTGCGCGAGATCGAGGCGAACCTGCCCGAGATGCCGGCCGCGCGGCGCCGGCGGCTGCAGGGCGAGTGGGGCTACACCGAGCTGGAGATGCGCGACGTCGTCAACGCGAGCGCGATCGACCTGATCGAGGCGACCGTCGCCGCCGGCGCGAGTCCGGCCGCGGCCCGCAAGTGGTGGATGGGCGAGCTCGCCCGCACCGCCAAGGACGAGGGCCGCGCCCTCGAGGAGCTGGCGATCACCCCGGCCGCGGTCGGCGAGCTCCAGCAGCTCGTGGACTCCGGCCGCATCAACGACAAGCTCGCCCGACAGGTGCTCACCGGCGTGCTCGCCGGCGAGGGCACCCCCGAGGAGGTGCTCGTCGCCCGCGGGCTCGAGATCGTCTCCGACGACGGCCCGCTGCTCGAGGTGATCGACGCGACGCTGGCCGCCCAGCCCGACATCGCCGAGAAGATCGCCGCGGGCAACCTCGGCCCGATCGGCGCGGTCATCGGGGCGGTCATGAAGGCCACGCGCGGTCAGGCGGATGCCGGGCGGGTGCGGGAGCTCGTGCTGGAGCGGGTCGCCGGGTCCTGA
- a CDS encoding 8-oxoguanine deaminase, translating into MPTLWLKNPLAVHLGAEAPEEPARGGIVVDTDTGVIVELVGAGGQPSVPADEVFDASAHAITPGLINTHHHFYQTLTRAWPPVASSKLFTWLTTLYPVWARIDAEAMRLATTVAMAELLTTGTTTTSDHHYLFPAGGDVAIDTQVDVARELGMRAVLTRGSMSVGEDDGGLPPQHTVQDPDTILADSRRLVETYHERGEGAMIQIALAPCSPFSVSTTLMADSATLAADLDVRLHTHLAETLDEEEYCLTRFGLRTVDYLESVGWLTDRAWLAHGIHFDDAEIARLGAAGTAVSHCPSSNMRLASGIARAVELEEAGSPVGLGVDGSASNDSSNMVREVRQALYVQRLRYGAESVTTGRAWDWATRGSAAALGRADLGVIEVGRQADLALFRPEGLSFSGSHDVLTALLLCGVERADRVMVAGRWRVTDGQVVGLDTDALIARHHELARSLVEG; encoded by the coding sequence ATGCCCACGCTGTGGTTGAAGAATCCCCTGGCCGTCCACCTGGGAGCCGAGGCACCCGAGGAGCCGGCCCGCGGCGGCATCGTCGTGGACACCGACACGGGGGTGATCGTCGAGCTCGTCGGCGCCGGCGGGCAGCCGTCGGTCCCGGCCGACGAGGTGTTCGACGCGAGCGCCCACGCGATCACGCCCGGACTGATCAACACCCACCATCACTTCTACCAGACCCTCACCCGCGCCTGGCCGCCCGTGGCCAGCAGCAAACTCTTCACGTGGCTCACCACCCTCTACCCGGTGTGGGCGCGGATCGACGCCGAGGCGATGCGGCTCGCCACGACCGTCGCGATGGCCGAGCTGCTCACGACCGGCACCACGACGACCTCGGACCACCACTACCTCTTCCCCGCCGGCGGGGACGTCGCGATCGACACCCAGGTCGACGTGGCCCGAGAGCTCGGCATGCGCGCCGTGCTCACGCGCGGCTCGATGAGCGTCGGCGAGGACGACGGCGGCCTGCCGCCGCAGCACACGGTGCAGGACCCGGACACGATCCTCGCCGACTCCCGGCGGCTCGTCGAGACCTATCACGAGCGCGGCGAGGGCGCGATGATTCAGATCGCCCTCGCGCCCTGCTCCCCGTTCTCGGTCTCGACCACGCTCATGGCCGACAGCGCCACGCTCGCCGCGGACCTCGACGTGCGGCTGCACACGCACCTGGCCGAGACCCTCGACGAGGAGGAGTACTGCCTCACCCGCTTCGGCCTGCGCACGGTCGACTACCTCGAGTCGGTCGGCTGGCTCACGGACCGGGCCTGGCTCGCGCACGGCATCCACTTCGACGACGCGGAGATCGCCCGGCTGGGAGCCGCGGGCACGGCCGTCTCCCACTGTCCGAGCTCGAACATGCGGCTCGCCTCCGGGATCGCCCGCGCCGTCGAACTGGAGGAGGCCGGCTCCCCCGTCGGCCTCGGCGTCGACGGCTCGGCCTCGAACGACTCCTCGAACATGGTCCGCGAGGTCCGCCAGGCCCTCTACGTGCAGCGGCTGCGCTACGGCGCCGAGTCCGTCACCACCGGGCGGGCCTGGGACTGGGCCACCCGCGGGTCCGCCGCGGCGCTCGGCCGGGCCGACCTCGGGGTGATCGAGGTGGGCAGGCAGGCCGACCTGGCGCTGTTCCGCCCGGAGGGCCTCTCGTTCTCGGGCTCGCACGACGTGCTCACCGCGCTGCTCCTGTGCGGGGTCGAGCGGGCCGACCGGGTCATGGTCGCCGGCCGCTGGCGCGTGACCGACGGCCAGGTCGTCGGGCTCGACACCGACGCCCTCATCGCCCGTCATCATGAGCTGGCCCGATCGCTGGTCGAGGGCTGA